The Phyllostomus discolor isolate MPI-MPIP mPhyDis1 chromosome 9, mPhyDis1.pri.v3, whole genome shotgun sequence nucleotide sequence TCCTTCCTTGCCATCCGCTCCCCTCATCAGACAGGCGGCAGATCTTGGCTCTAAATCCGGAGCCCAGTTTGGGGGTCCTCAGGGGTCTGGCACCCTCCATGCACACCCAGCTGCTTCCTGGTGATCCCTGGTGGCTCAGCCCTCCTTCCAGGAAGACTTCCCTGCCCCCCAGTGCGGCCTGCGGTGGGCCCCGTCGGCCCGGTGGCCAGGGGTCTTCTCCTCATTCATTCTCGGGAACGCTCTCCTGGCTTGCCTGCCTGTCCCagcagccacatcagcctcgtccccagcccaggccctgtcACTGGCATGCGTGCGTGCATGTATGGGCAGGTGTGTGTTATGTATGTGTAAACCATGGCGATGAGTGTGGTCTCAGACTCCCTGTGCTCCTGTCTCTACTCACTAGTTCTGCGGCCTTGATCAAGTCCCCTCacttctgtgtctcagtttcctcgtctgtaaaatgggacattAATTCACACGTCATAGAATGTCAGTGGAGATCAAGGTAACGTACCTGGCACCTGGTACACTCCATCTGCCTGCCTCCGTCCTCAGTGTTTCTCCACAGCACTCGTCCTGTCGGCAGCCCTGaccatttccctttctgtttactgtccctcccctcccgctGGACCCCAGGCTGCCTGAGGGCGAGGTTTTCGCTGCTCGGTGGGTTGCGGCACCTCCCACACTCAGAGCAACGCCTCGCACGGAGCAGACCCTTGTGAGTAAGTGAGGAACGCAGTGCAGGTGTTAAGAGCAAAGGCCCGAGAACCAGACTCAGCAGGCCAGGGTCCCAGCTTTCACCAGCGATCCCTGTGTGATCCTTGGGaagttactcagcctctctgagcttccgggAGCCTCTTCCATTAAGCGGTGATGGCAGCAGTGCCTCTCTCGCAGGGTTGTGGTGAGGATTATATgaatgaacattttcaaaggacTCAGAACGGGTGCAAAGTAAACACAGTATAGTGTGTATTCGTAATATTATTTATCCAATGAATGAAAACAGATGTCACTCCTAACAATGCGAGCCACTTGTGGGCGAGATTTTTGGTTCATTCTCCAAAACTTCCTGTCCCTTCTAATACAGCCTTTCGTGCTTTTATAAACGTTGGAGggggcctctcacacacacacatgcacgtgcacacacacaagtatagaaaagcactttatctggtcCAGACACTGGGGGCGTGTAATGGTGATGCAGCCGGGGCAGTGCCTAGCGTACCAGGTGACGCATCGCGAAGAAATGAATGTCTGGAAGGCTTCCGTTCCTTGCAGGTCACCCCTTCACAAATTCCCTTATTTTCGTTTCTTCCGTCTCCTCCAGGGTTAGAAAGGAGGAGGCGGGGCTCACGACGCCTGAAGAGTTTTCCTTTCCCCCagccaggcagaaggaagaaatgtgtCCAAGTCAGATTCTAACTCAAGAAAGTTAACAAGTAAACGTGAGGCTGCTAACAGGAAACCGACCCCGGGTCTGAGTACTCGGTCCTTCCCACTGCCCTGCAGCATATGCTGGATACTCTGTAGCTGGGAGCCTGGCCGCCTTTAATGTCTCTGGTTGGGCCAGGAAGGCCTTTTGCCAGACTCGCGATTGTGAAGGAAAGGGCCCCCCACATAGAGAGAGCCGCACTCGGTCCTGATGAGTGGACAGATGGCAATTGTTTGTCTGGTCGGGCCGGGCGTCCAGGGTGGGCGTGGAAGGGGCTCCCGGCCAATGCGAGCCTCGGGTCAGAATGTCTTTGGGCACTTGGAGCTGCAGATTGTGGGTGGTTCGTCCTATCAGGGCCCACCATCTGGGCCATCTGGAAGTTCGCCCATCTGCAGCTGTTCGTCAGTTGGGGGAGCGGCCGTTCCGGCTGGTGGGCCGCGGAGACGGTCAGGGGCTTCGGGGAAGAGGAGGGCGCGCGTGCTGGCCAGCAAAGAGGAGCTGTAGCTTTGCTCTTCTCCTGCAGAGCCTGGAGGTTCTGGAAGTGTCTTCCTTCCAGAATGGCCCACCCTTGCAGGACGTAATGGGGAATCTGATGATGAGCTTAGAGGCCGTGTGGCTGAGAGGTGACCGGTCCAGGTGCTGGGCTTCCCTCCGAACCTCAGTGTCCTGTCTGTCCAAGAGGGAGCGACAGGGCGGCCACACGACAGGATCGTGAGGGCTGTTAAGAAGCGAAGCCTTTGAACTGCTGAGCCCAGCACCAGGCTCCACGGAAGAGGCCCGTCCTGAGGACGCTGGTGGTTTTCCGCAGACCTTTCCAGAAAATGCTGTGCTAGCCCCGACCAGTGTGGCGCGGCTGGTGGGAGCGTCGTCCCGTGCGccaaaagatcacaggttcaattcccagtcagggcatatgccgaggttgtgggttcagtccctggttggggtgtgtgcaggaggcatcctgtcaatgtttctctccctctccctctctctaaaatcagtaagcacgTCCTCAGTGTTACAAATGCGCAAGAGACAGAGGCGGGAGGACCCCGATGATCTGATCCCAGTGTCTTTATTTGATGCTGCGTTACAGGCGGGCTGAGTTGGGACCGGCTGCACCCCGGGGGGAGGCGGGAAGGCCGTCTTTAAAAGGACAAGCGCAGGGTTTTGCGAGGGGATGGGAAGGGGTTAATCTCTTGCTCTTCTGGGCCGGTGCCCCAGGGTCCAGGATGTGAGCAGGGACACCAGGTTGGGTAAAGGGCGGGCTGTTCCCAGGAGCAGGAGGGTCAGTCTGCCCGCTGGCCATGGTGGCTGGCATCAGGTGTCTAGCACAATGGGAGAGAGTTCCAGTTAAGCCGTGGGCCATCGAGTGAGTCGGGACAGCTGAGTAACGGGCAGGCTGGCGGGCCGGGgaactggcctgaccctttcgCTGGGATGaggatgaataaaaaaaaaaaaacaaaaggctgTGCTTTACTGCCTGTCAGATTCTGTCTCTGGGACTCCATCACCCACCCCACACTGGATTTCACCGGCCTGCCCCCTTTTTACGGTGTTTGTTTAGAGTCTGAAGAAACGCCACAGCTAAAGGCAGTGACGAAACACTGTTTCCCCCGCCCAGTGGCCTTCGCATTTAACTCCCGGGGATGGGAATGGCCTTGAATGGAACAACTTTCATTCTTCAGGAAAGCCACCAGTGTCCTCAGGACTGGCCTCTGTTATTGAGCCGTCTCATTGCTTCTGGGGGTTTTGGGTTTGGGCGGGGGttggttttgattttgtttttttttttcagttccaaCTACGGTTTTGGAACAAAGGAGACGCTCTTTCAAACGGGAGGTAAAGAAAAGACTGTTTTACCTGATAAATCTGAGTTTGGTACAGACTCttccagggaggaggggcagaggagtcGCTGTTGTGTGTGATTAACATCAAGGAAGATTCTGGGCAAACAGACCAGCAGCTTCTGGGCCACCTGGGGCCGTCCCCCAGAGGGCAGCCgcctggggcagctgggggcaggctgggcggTCCCCTGCGGTGCTGGCTGGCACACCTTGTTGacttggggggggcggggtgcagaggGAGGGCTCCGCCGTGTGCACTGCTGCCCTGGagtgtttcattttcattcccGCGGTCCTGCCCCTGCCTCGCAGGTGCTCCAGGCTGCCTGGCACACTCCTCCCGCTTGCCCTTCGCGTGGGGCTCTAAAACCACGAGGAAGACGACATCCTGGGCCCCTGCAAAGGCCGCGTCGGGAGCTGCCCCAGATACCGCCTGCCAAGCAGGGCGCTGCCGTCTGCCTTCCGAGTTAGAGAAACCTTCTGATCAGAAGGGCACCTCCCGTACCGGGAAGGCGTTTGGGTCTTTTGTCGTTGTTGGTTAATCCAGCGCTGCaggtttttctgtttctcccccacACTGCAGACCCCACAGTTCCGAATAAATGCCCACAGACCCCATGCGCCGTGGACTGTTTCTGTGTGGGAACGTGGGGCCCGGGCATCGGCCCTTCCTTTATCTGCACAGACCCCGGCCGGGGTGAGCCTTGGTTCCGCTCCCTGATACTCGGCGCCCCCGGTGCAGGTTTTGTGGCATCTGGCGTGGCTGTGGTAGGCTCCTGCCGTGGACTCAGACCACGGGTTCTCACTTGGTGGCTTCGGGCCGGTGCTCCAGCCTGTCTGAGCCTGTGTCGTTCCTCCGTGAAATGGGAAGAGCAACAGTGTCGGCTGACAGGCTACTGTGCGGATGGCAGTGGGCAGCGGGTGGGCAGAAGCCCGTGTGTGCTGCCTGGCTCAGGCACAGTGCCCGGTGCAGTGTCCCTGTGGTCCCCAAGCGCGTGAGCCCTACGGCGTTAATCCCTCCTGCTACTGCAACCGCAGACCTGGTGGGTGAAACCAACACATGGATCCCCGTTGTGTTCTGTACGTCAGAAACTAAACTGAGTGTCCCGGGATTCGAGCCAAGGCGTTGGCTGGGCTGGTtcctcctggaggctctggggggaAATGaatccctctcctgcccctccggCTTCCAGAGGCTCCCGCATCGCTGGGCTCTGGCTCCCGGCCCTTCCCCCTCCAGCTCCAGAGGCAGCAGCGGGGCACGTTCCAgcctctgaccctcctgcctccctctctccacctaGAGGGCCCCTGGTGATTGATTACAGGGGTCCCACCCAAGATCCTTCACCTAGTCGCATCTGCAAAACCCTCTGGCCACGGAAGGTGACGGCTACAGATTCTGCAGACTAGGACCTGGGCATGTCTGGGGCTGAGATTCTGCCCGTGATACCTGGGACCAGCCTTTCATTGTGCTTAGTGGCTAAGGGGGCACTGGCCTGGGCCCTCTGTGTAAGAAAGAGGGGAGCTGAGTTCCCCTTGGGTGGGCAAGAGACTAGAACACTCCGTGAGTATGAAAGCTGGCGATGACTGCTCTCATGTTTGCTCCCTGACCTCGAGGGTGTCCCCTTCTTTGGTTCGTGCTCAGGACCCCAGCAAAACCACTGCGACCACAGGCAGCCGTGTGAGCGATGTGGAGGAGAAAAAGCAGAGCAAGTCCCAGCAGCTGAAGAAGGTCTTTCGAGAATACGGAGCCGTCGGCGTGGGCCTGCACGTTGGGATCTCCCTGGTCTCCCTGGGCATGTTCTACCTGCTCGTGTCAAGGTAAGACCGCGGGCGGCAGCAGGCACGCGTTTCGTGCTCTCAGGGCAGGCTCCTTGTGGGTAGGAACTTTCTGTCCCAGGACCTTGTATTTGTTGAGCTGCCGTCTTCAGGTTTTTTAGAACAATGCAACCCTCAGAGCCAAATCGATGCCTCCGCTCCCTCCTGGCTGTAACAGTGGTTTTCGGTCCTGTGTccgcccctctcccctgcagTGGCGTGGACGTGCCCGCGGTCCTGCTCAAGCTCGGGCTGGGAGAGTCGCTGGTGCAGTCGAAGATGGCCACGGGCACAGGCACCTTCGTGGTGGCCTACGCCATCCACAAGCTGTTCGCGCCAGTGAGGATCAGCATGACCTTGGTCTCCGTGCCCCTGGTCGTCCGATACTTTCGGAGGGCGGGACTGTTTAAGCCTCCCGCTGCAAAGCCCTGAAGAGCTAGCCCTTCGACAGGGGGGCCTGGAAAcctatttcttttactttacaCATTTGGGTTGGTTTTGGGATCGTggggttttggttgtttttctggtggggctggggggctggggctaCTTTCTGTTCTCTTGGGTGTTTTACTTTTGCCGGCAAAATTCAGGTGTTTGAAtgattgtcatttttttcctttataaattttgttccattttagAAATGTATCATAGGGCTTGTATTTATCATAGAGTTTGTATACGTGGTCTAAAATGTCAGCAACACAGCACAGATGGGTCGTCATCGTAAGCCGTTGTCGGCTTCCCCCGCGTTCCTCTGGAAGATCGTTGGCGAGGGTTGTTCTGCAGTTCAAGTTCTTGAAGAGCCACGAAGGATTCATTCAGCCGATTTTAAAACTCCCTTCCCACAGTGTTTGTTGCCAGGCTGCCTGCGGCTTAATGTGCAATACTCCGCAGCACGGCTGCGGGCGCCACAATTCATGGAGCAGAAGGGAAGGCGGGACCCTCCGTCATCGGGACCCGAGTCAGCGCCATCGCCCTCGCGCTCGGTACACGTGTCTGAGGGAAAAGAGAACAAGGACACCTGGTGTGTCTCCTTGGCCCCCAAGTCCCCTCACATGGGGACAGGATGGGGGCCTGCCTCAGGGGCTTTTTCTCAAATTTCAGGGAAGTAGCTCAGGgtcattttctccttttgggTAAAATGTGGAAACGTGCCCCACAGCGATGGCATCCCCAGCCCCCCGACGCCCGTGTCCTCAGAGGAGCGCGGACACTGCGCACACGCAAAGCCGAGACAATCTTTGCCTAAACTAACCCTCTGTGTCTCGAACTCCAGACATTCCAGCACTGTCCCCGTGTTTACATTGTGTTGCTACTTCCGTTTTTCAATTGAGTTCAAATTAtgtgcagttaaaaaaaattttttttgactcTCTCTCTGAAAAGGAAAGTTAGTCGCACTTGCCATAAGTGGAAGACAAGTGTGAAATAAtagcagctgggagggagggcaggacttgcttccccctcccttcctgctggcCGTGTGCCATTTCAGGCTGCCGCTGCCACCGCTGCAGCTGTTCTCACGCTGAGCCGGCTCTGGCTCGGGAACCCCGTTTAACCAGTTCCGCCCTGCCCCCCTGCACAGGGCAgctccttgtgtccaacttcctGGCACCTGtgtttttgtttaattacattcgggacaaacaaaactaaaactataaGCTAATGCCCCGATTTTCTGATCTAGCTGCTGACAGTCCCTCGTTGGCTGTTGGTGACCCATGTCTATTGCTTAAGTTTCAAAACAAATCATGATGGGACAGATTCCCCACTTGCAACGTCTCCAAAGTGGATccatatcccccccccccccccccccttttaaagCAATTGGCTCATTGCCAAAAGGTTTTGCCTCCTTAGAAGTCGGAACTGCCTTTCTGGGACCTAAGTCTGAGGACACCCGCACGGCCGGGCGAGGTGCCCGATGACCAGTGCGAGGTCCTACCTCCAGCGGACCCACCAGCCCGGCGACATCCTCATCTGGGCTGGTCTTCCTTTCAGCCATGGGCTCTGGGCCCCTGGCCCCCTCCTACACCTGCCTCCCTACCAGACAGACCCCTAGAATGCCTATGCAGAAAAGCTGACAGGGACTCCCACAGGTTTAAGCGCTTAAATCTTAACCTCTGACTCTGGAGTAATGTGAATGGACTGGATGggcaaaagcaataaaacaaatcaCCCCGTCAAACAGCCATAGGGTCCCTTCTACGCCCGGACTCACTCGGCCCCTGTCCCGCAGCCCGCGGCCAGGacggcagagctggggagggggagggactcaAGGAATCACCGTCGGTGCGCCGTCAGGATGCGCACACTGCTTGTATTTACGCTGCTTTTATGCCGCTGGGAATAAAATGATCTATTTTAAAGACGTAAAGCCACTCGCTCACCTCCCGtttttttatctgacaaaatGAGCAGCTGAAAGTCTGTGAAGCAAATACACGTCTTTGTGAAGTTCATGAAACATGTATGCTCTTCTGGAAAGCCGCAACTGTTGACTACGAAGCAGCCGCCATGTGTGACCAGTTCATTAACGTCCTGCCCCTACCATGAGCTGTTTCCCTGCTGCGTGGGATTCCGTTTGGGGGAGGGACACAAGTTTAGCTACAATCACTGGGGCAGTTTGTTTcaagctcacacacacacgcgcTGTAACTCCAGCGTAATAGAAACCAGCCCCCCGGGGAGCCAGGTGACCGAGGGGGCCCAGGAAGAAGCTTCCGCCGCCTGTGTTGAAGGGGCTTCCACTTTCTTAGGCCACAAGGAACACAGGTCTCACCCAGACCCCTGGTTCGGAGAGGGATGAGGGGTTCTGCCACGAGGTCACACAGCCACCACTCCCCACTTCTGCACCAGGTTCCCCGCTGTCCCCCGTCAGCAGTAGCAACTTCTGGCCGCACCGGCCTCCAACCTGCAAACCCTCCCGTGTCCTCCAAGCCTCAGGTGCCCCCTCGTCTGGAGACCTGCAGCTCCCCATTACCGCACACAGCCAGTGACCGTCCCCCCAAGCTGTGGCCCCAGCCTCTGCGGGGTGGGTGAGGGAATGACGGAGGGGTGTCCGCAGGCCAGGCCGGCTCTAGGACCTTGGCCCCATGACCCCCACGGACCATCCTGCCTCCCCGCCCAGGCGGAGGCCGGGCACTGCTCAGGGGCCACCGTGTGGATTCCTGGGACACGCACTGCAGTCATCAAGGTAAAACATGAGAgcttcagccctggttggtgtggctcggtggcttaagtgctggcctgcaaaccgaagggtcactggttcgattcccagtcagagcacacacatgcctggactgcagaccaggtccccactagggggcacgcaaaaagcaaccacacaatgatgtttctctttctccttcccttccccctctctaaaaataaacttaaaaaacaaaacaaaacatgagagctccagagaatatattttgtatatgtctTAATGTATTTACAAGAACAACATGTAAACCATCAACATTCGTACAGGCCCTGGACACGCAGAACTGGCTGACACACACGTCTGTCTCCTCTGCGTCCTGAGCAGGTCCCACGGCGGAGGGCGGAGGTAGAGCGCATGCTCCCGGCTCGCAGTCTCAGACAAAAGGCGAGTGAGTGGTTGAGGGGACCCGACAGCAGGCCTAACAGTGGTGACAGAGCATTCTGGAAGGGACAAAGGCTATGCACAtctctttattttaacatttaaaagagtCACAGACTCATTCCGACAGCTTTCCCAGGTGCGGCCACCCAATAAattacacacacactcaggaaCGTGGGAGGTTATTGCACAGCTGCTGACTGACCGGGTCAGGGCATGGGGGCCACCCGGCCACCGTGGGCTCTGGGTCACCTGTGGCAAGGAGGCCTAGTCCAAACAGGCAGCGGGGCGGCTGCCCTTGAACCTCGCCTCCTGATGATGAAACCAGGGAAGTTAGTGCAATTCTCGTGGCGACTTTCGCTTCAGTGGCACGTTTACTGAGGTGGAACTGTCCCGGTGGGAAGCACGACGTACTGCCTGCTCAGAAAAAAACTGTAGATATATTGATTCTCCACAGTGCTGCGGGCAGCAGGCAGGCCGTCGGCAGTACAGGCAGGTCAAGAGGTGTGTATCTGACCAGTTACATGGCAGCCCTGGCTCACGGGGTCCTCCCCCTGCAAGAGTCTTAAGATTGCTTGCCAGCCGATTCTCTGCTTTTCTGGCTACTCGGTGGTTTGGAGGAGTTGGCGGTGATCCAGGGGTGCTCCAGCACCTCCTTCAGGGTCGGCCTCTGGCTGGGGTTGTGCATCAGCAGCCTTGAGATGAGGTCCCTGGCTCCCTCGGGTACGAAGTCAGGGAATGTGAATTCAACCTGGAGCAGAAGGGACAGGAGGTCAGAAAACAAGGTTGAGAGAGCACAGTGAAGGTGCTCCGACACGGCCTggcgggaaggcaggaaggacagggagggtgCTGGCTGACAGAGCGACCGGTCCCCCCGAGCTGCGCCTTACCCGCGATATCCTTTTGTAGGTCTCTTGGTACGTGCTTGCCTCGAAGGGGGGCTTCCCCACTAGAAACTCATAGCACAGGACTCCCAGGCTCCAGAGATCCACCTTCTCGTCGTGCATGCGGCCCTCGATCATCTCGGGGGGCAGGTAGTCCAGGGTGCCGCACAGGGTGGTCCTCCTAGGAACGGGGGAGGCCCGGGTTGACGCGCCCGCTTGAGTGATCGCAGCAGCTGCCGGGAGTCACTGCCAGCCCCCGACCCTGGCTGAGCGCTCCTCCCCGGCCGGGTCCTGGGCTAGGACCTACATAGGTCCTGTGTAAACCTCCACTTTGCTGTGTGACCGGCAGCAAACGGCCCGAGGGGGCTGTGCGAGACCACACAGGCGGCAACCGAGCTGTGCCCCAACTTGCCCAGTCACCACCACATGACAGCAGCCACGCAGAGTTCTCTGTGAGCACAATTCAGCATCCTGAAGTTTTTACAGGGCAGGTAAGCTAAGAGGCTCAGAGCAAGGTAATGTCAGGACGAGAAACTGTCCCAGTGCAACAAAAGCACTAGGTCCGGGGCTACGGGCGCACGCTGCCTTCTTGCATCACTGGTACTGCAGACGCTACagtccggggcgggggggggggggcctgtgagGCAGTCTCGCCAAAAATACCCTTCAAGCCCTGAGGCCCAATTTCCTATTTCCAGCAAATACAGAGGATAAAGGACAAAGCTGAGCGACACCGCGGTCAGAGAAATCCACCTTAAATTGTGGGGCAACTGGTCTAAGTTTAGACCAAAGCGACAGAAATAGAATGCATGGACCTTGGCTGGGTCCTGATTAAAAAGCACAGTTGTCCAGGCCTGTGGACAACTGGAAACGTCTGAGCACGGGTGCGCTAAGTGTTGGCTGTTGCCAAGGTTCCCTTCTGAAGAGTGCCCGTGGTCGGGGCGGGAGGGGACAATGTGGGACGATGTCCTTACTTCCGGGAGGCGCGCATGGAAGTGCTCCAGGGACCAGGAATCGTGGTGTCTGCAACCTGCTCTTGAAGGTTCACCGCAAAAGGAGACGCAGCCCACAGGGCTGCACGCGCCCGGGGCCGCCCGCCGCTCGGCCGCCTTCAGCGCTTCTGCGTGAGTTTTCTAGCGGAGGCTGCGGACGAGCAGGGGCAGCAGTGGGCACACCCAAACGGAGGCCGGGCGGGCTCGTGCTGCCCAGCCCGGCCAGCGCACAGGCGCCCACTCGACCGGATGGCCGGCCACCGGGGATGAGGAGCCAGCTCTGCACACATCCAGCCCCCTCGTCACCACCGAGATGCCGGAGACGGCACCCAGTGACCTGGCAGCTCTCTAGTGACCCGGCTAGTAACGTCTGGGAGACGGGGCGAAGGGGCCATCCACACTGACATAAATGTCCTTTCCAGAACAGCGCAGTTACCTTTCCCATCACAGTGACTCCACCGGACAGTTAAGGGACAGTTTTAATTAACCCTGTGCTGCACAGAGCCTGCAGTTCACTGACTGCCTCGGCAGGTGCAACAGCGCCCACTGGCGGCAGacaaccagatttttttttaaagaaaattcaacCACTGCTAG carries:
- the FAM210B gene encoding protein FAM210B, mitochondrial, encoding MARLLLLLGPASRAGARVQPRASWLLGATAPCAPPTLFLPLLRPGPDARLLSSVARGDGGGRQDPSKTTATTGSRVSDVEEKKQSKSQQLKKVFREYGAVGVGLHVGISLVSLGMFYLLVSSGVDVPAVLLKLGLGESLVQSKMATGTGTFVVAYAIHKLFAPVRISMTLVSVPLVVRYFRRAGLFKPPAAKP